The genomic segment TGGCGTCCACACCCACTTAAGCCCAACCGATCCTTTGCCGCCAACCGCCGTACCCAGCCGACCGGATGTTTTTGTGGTCGGCCGACAATTTCCTGTACCAACCGTAGATTTTGACGGTTTAGCCTCGGATTTGGCAACCATCAAAAGCCAAGCCATCGCCGACGGCTTATATTTGGCAGCTTCCGGCTACTTGGGTTATCGCCTGGTTTTAAAAACCAATGGCCAATTTGATTTGTATCAAATTAAAATTTTACAAAGCCCGCCTAGTAGCTGGTGCTACAATTCTTTAAACCAAACGGGCTGGGGCACCTGGAGCATCAGCTCGGCGCCTAATGCTCAAATTTTTTTAGGTACTTATAGCTACCCCAACAACGGCCTAATATTTTTAGAAGACAATGTTTGGTTGGAAGGACAAATTAGTAATCAAAAACTTACTATTGCCTCAGCCCGCTTTCCCGAAAACCCCAACACTAATACTTCGATTACTGTTAACAATAATTTAGTTTACTCAAACTTGAATGGTAATGATATTCTATCTTTAATGGCTCAAAATAATATTAACGTCGGGTTGAATAGTGCTGATAATTTAAAAATAGATGCCGCTTTAGTAGCTAAAAACGGTCGAATTGGTCGTTATTATTATGGCTCGTCCTGCGGTTCTAGTTATGTTAGGCAAACCCTTACCTTAAACGGTATGTTAGCTTCCAGTTTACGTTACGGTTTTGCCTACACCGATAGCACCGGTTATCAAAATCGCCTAATAAATTATGACTCTAATTTACTTTATAACCCACCGCCCAGTTTCCCCTTAACCAGCGACCAATATAGTCTGATTGATTGGCAAGAAATAAAACCTAATTAATAAAATTTTATGCTATACTAAATTTATGCCTTTGTTTCAACCTCAGGTACAACATTTAGGTTTAGATATAAGCGATCGTTCGCTGAAATTGGTTCAATTTAAAAAAAATCTTAAAGGTTTCTTAAGATTACGCGCCTACGCCGATAGTTCTGTACCGGCTGGCGTTTTTTTTGAAGGTGAATTAAAACAACCGGAAATTTTTCAAAAAATTCTCCAGCAAATGTTAAGTCAACCGAAAGTAGGAAAATTTACCAGTAACAATGTGGTCGCTTGCCTACCCGAAACAAAAACTTTCATCATGACCATCAATCTGCCGCCAATGCCCCTAAGCGAAATGCCCTTGGCAGTAAAATGGGAGGCGGAACACCACATTCCCATTGCTATTGAAGAAACTTATTGGGATTGGCAAGCAGTTGGTTCAATTGATACTAAAACCAACAAACAAACTCTTTTGTTGGGGGTAATTCCCAAAAACATTGTTGATTCCTATTCTGTAGCTTTAAAAGAAGTCGGTCTTATTCCTTTAGCTATGGAAATAGAAGCTTTGGCTATTGCTCGCAGTGTTATAGCTGAACAAGATTTAACTCTCAAACAGTCCGCCTTAATAATAGACTTCGGCGCTACCCGCACCAGTTTGATAGTTTTAGATCAACAGGCTATTCAGTTTACCGTCTCCTTACCCATTTCTGGTTTAAATATTACCGCCACCCTGGCTAAACAACTAAAAATGACAGAAGTTGAAGCAGAAAAAGCCAAAATTATTTGCGGACTGGACCCCAAACGTTGCCAGGGCGCTATTTACGCCATAATGGAATCGGCGATTAATGAACTAATTAAAAAAATTAAAGAATCCATTAACTACCAAATTGATCATTTTCCCGAGCAACCGGTCGGCCAAATTATTTTATGCGGTGGCGGTGCTAATTTTGGCAAACTAGATGCCTTGTTATCTAAAGGTCTTAAATTACCGGTTAGAAAAAGTAATGCCTGGCAATATTTGTCCGACGACTCACCTTTTAACAAAGAACAGCTTAATTCTTTTGCCACGGCTATTGGCCTGGCCCTGCGGCCTTAAAATACTATGCTGTCCTTAAACTTAAATTTGCTTTCACCTAACGACCAAAAACAATTAAAACTTGTTTCTTTGTACCGCTACGCCAGAATAATTATTTATCTTTTTTTGGCCTTTTCTCTGCTAGCGGCTGGCACAGCTTTTACCGCCCGTTTAATGCTACAGGATAATCTAAATGAACTGCTAGCTACTAGCACGACCATTAACGAGAGAAATAAAACCTTGGACCGCGATATTACTAAGCTGAACAATCAACTTAAACACATGTCGGAAATTCAACACGGCTTTATCAATTGGTCTAACTTAGTGTCAGACGTTAGTCTAAACCTACCTTTAGGTATTGAACTTAGCTATTTAAGTTTAGAAAAAAGTAATGGTTTAACAGTCTATGGTCAAGCTAAACAAAGAGATGATTATTTAACTTTTAAAAATAATTTAGCTAAACTGCCCTATTTAAGTAACTTGTCCTCACCTTTATCTAATATTTTAACCAGTCAAAATATTGATTTCCAACTAGCCGGCCAAATTAATCTAACAGCTGAATGATTTATGATGCTTAACGCCTATTTATTAAAAAAACCTCATTTGGTAGCCGGTCTAACAGTCGGCTTGGCTTTACTAACCGTTCTAGGCACGATTGGTTTTATTATTTGGCCTAATATTAAAACCATCTTTACCTTAAACCAGCAAATTATGCTGGAACGAGAATCTTTGGAAATGCTATACCAGCGCGGTCAAAAAATCCGACAAACTACCGCTCAATACGAAAAAATTAAACCCACTTTGGAACAATTTGAAACTATGTTCATAAAGCCCGGTGACGAACTTACTTTTGTAACTACCTTAGAACAAGTAGCCAAACAAAACAGTGTTAATCAAAAAATAAATCTGGCCAAAACGGATGATAAATTAATCACCAATAAATCTTTAAATCTACAAGTTCAAGCAATCGGCCAATTTAACAATCTGCTTAATTACTTAAAAGATTTAGAAAAGCTGGATTATTATTTAAACTTGGAAACCGTACGCTTTAGTAAACCTGCGGACCAACCTAAAACTAGCGACCTTTTGCAATTAAATTTAGCCGGCACCGCCTTTTATAAATTATGAAACTACCCGACTATTTAACAAAACCATTAAAACTAAAAATAAAACCGGACAAACTATTGCCCTGGCTACCTTCGCTTACTTTAGTAATATTATTATTTTTGCTTATTGTTTTAATTGTTTTTTTGCAACGCAACTTTTATCAAACTTTGGCCCAAGTGCAAGAAGTAAACTTACTGCGCTCCCAAGTTACCCAGTACCGTATTAATGTGCCTTTGTACGAAAAAGTTTTGTTAAACTGGCAAAACAAAAAAACCGAACTACCCAAGCCAGCTAACCCGATACCTAATCCTTTTTCTTTAAACAAACAAACAGCAGAAGACATTACTGAAATCGATAAAGATACTGCTCTAGACAACTCTTCAACTGGAGTTATAAAATCTTTACCTTAATCAATCGACTTCGATTTAAATTGTCATTATTAATTTAACAAACCTCTATTTCCTTAACTTGCGGCAACTTAGCCCGAAGTTGTTTTTTTATATATTGATTAACTGTTAATTTAGACAAAGGACAAGTGGCACACCGACCAGTTAATTCTACTTTTACTAGGCCCAACCTAGCGGACCAACTAACAAATTTAACTCCACCCTGATCCTTTTTTAAATAAACTTCCGTTTGCTGCAAAACTTTTTTAATTAAACTTTCCTGCTGTTTTATAGTCATAATTCTATCTGCTAAATTCTAATTACCCACCACTACCATAACCTGCTGACCTTCGGTAACCTTACCACCATTCCAATCATGCACGGCTGTAGCAAAAATACTGGGCCGATAATAATAATTAAAACCATTTTTAGTGCCCGGATCATTGGTTATAAATTCATCAGTAGTAAAACCCTTTACTACCAGCATATGGTACAAGGGCCCGGGATGTTTAAAATTGGGGTTATTAAGCAAACGACCGGCCGCTGGCAATAAAACCAACTTACCCTGCCTTATATAATCCTTTATTTTGACTGCATCATACTCCTCTACTGCTGCGCTTAAACCAAAATAATCTTTCATAATATCCGCCACCTCTTGGGCTGTGGTATCTTCGTAAAAACCGCGCTCCAGCTTTTGCCAGGCCACCAACTTTAATATTTCCTTGTCAGCATAATCTGGCTCCAAACGACTAACCCGATTACCCTTAAAATATTCAGCCGCCATTATCATACTAGCTTCCTCGCAAGCTTCTTGGTAAGGCAAATCCCAATTATATTTAGGCGCCTGTGAAGTAAAAGGTACTGGCAAAATTGTTATGGCGTGCTCTATCTTGGGCTCTGAATTATTTTTAGATTCAACTGTTTTTTCAACTTCAGCTGATTTATTTTCAATCACCTGATCATTAGTTAATGTTTTTTCTTCTGCCACAGACTCATCTGTATTATCAATTGACTTATTTTTATTATCAACCAATTCTACAATATCAGACTGATTGCCGCCGACCTCCACCATCTTAGAATTTTTAGCCTGCTGACTAAACCAAAACCACCCCCCCGCAGCCACAACCAACACCATTATAACTAAATATTTTTTCATACATCTTAACTTAAAACTTCTTGTAATAATTCAGGAAACTCTTCTGTCTTCATATTTTTAAAACAATAATGACCATGATTTGGCAAACTAATAATTTCTCCACCTAAAGCTTTATTAAAAATTTTTAAACTTTGTTGGCCTTCATCTGCTTCGTCATTGGCTGTAAACATAATTATTTTGCTGACTCGCTCTTTAATCGTAACATCGATATCATAAGTATAAAAATTCGGCCGAAAACTATCACCAGTGTGGGCAATTTTCCAAGGCGCCACTAAAATAAGCTTAGCTATTTTTTGCTTGGTTTCACCTAACCACCTAACCAAAAAAGTGCTACCGCAACTGTGGCCGATTAAAATACTATGTTCATTAACTTCGTACTTTTTAAACTCTTGTTTAAATTTTTGATAATCCGGCGCCCAAGGCTCGGGCATTAGCGGCATTTCCGTTGGCACACCTTTGGCTATAAGTTCTTTTTTTAACCAAGGTAACCAATGTTTATCATAAATCCTAGTGGCTGGATTCATTCCTTGTTCCACATTAGAAGGACAGCCGTGAATTATAAAACAATTCTTATTATTCATAAATTAATCATTTTCCGATCCAGGAGAACCTTTGGTAAGCCTGGCTTGATATTTTACGATAGCTTGTTTAACCGCTAATTCCAAATCTATATCCAAACCGTTAGCCACGGTAATTAAAGAATACAAAACATCGCCCAGTTCTTGTTTTAATTCCTCTTTATATTCAACGGGTTTTTTACCATAATCAGACGACCTTAAAATTTCCTTGGCCACCTCTCCCAATTCGGATACCATATCCAATAACTGATATTCCACCGGTCTAATTAAACCATTAACTTGGCAAAAAATTTTAATCTCTTCCTGCAATTTTTTCATAAAATTATTCAATTATTATAACCTCACCGTCGCGCAAAGCCTTAAATAACATTTTGTTATCAATCATTTGTTTTATTTCCTTGTCTACATCAGCCGATTCCGGATGGTCCGATTTATAATGTGGCGCAATGGAATAATTAATCAAACCTAAACCTTCCCAAATAGTCTCTCTGTCCGCACCATAAGGCTTTTGGTTAGGATCGTCCACTATAGCTAACCCTTTTAAAGTTGGTGATAAAACACACACGCCAGCGCTATAACCAGCGTAGATTATCGGCCGGTCAGATTTTACAAACTCTTTAAGAATTACATCTAAACCGCTCAACGCCATAGCTTGTCTAAGCACAAAAGTATTACCAC from the Patescibacteria group bacterium genome contains:
- the pilM gene encoding type IV pilus assembly protein PilM, which gives rise to MPLFQPQVQHLGLDISDRSLKLVQFKKNLKGFLRLRAYADSSVPAGVFFEGELKQPEIFQKILQQMLSQPKVGKFTSNNVVACLPETKTFIMTINLPPMPLSEMPLAVKWEAEHHIPIAIEETYWDWQAVGSIDTKTNKQTLLLGVIPKNIVDSYSVALKEVGLIPLAMEIEALAIARSVIAEQDLTLKQSALIIDFGATRTSLIVLDQQAIQFTVSLPISGLNITATLAKQLKMTEVEAEKAKIICGLDPKRCQGAIYAIMESAINELIKKIKESINYQIDHFPEQPVGQIILCGGGANFGKLDALLSKGLKLPVRKSNAWQYLSDDSPFNKEQLNSFATAIGLALRP
- a CDS encoding NifU family protein encodes the protein MTIKQQESLIKKVLQQTEVYLKKDQGGVKFVSWSARLGLVKVELTGRCATCPLSKLTVNQYIKKQLRAKLPQVKEIEVC
- a CDS encoding C39 family peptidase gives rise to the protein MKKYLVIMVLVVAAGGWFWFSQQAKNSKMVEVGGNQSDIVELVDNKNKSIDNTDESVAEEKTLTNDQVIENKSAEVEKTVESKNNSEPKIEHAITILPVPFTSQAPKYNWDLPYQEACEEASMIMAAEYFKGNRVSRLEPDYADKEILKLVAWQKLERGFYEDTTAQEVADIMKDYFGLSAAVEEYDAVKIKDYIRQGKLVLLPAAGRLLNNPNFKHPGPLYHMLVVKGFTTDEFITNDPGTKNGFNYYYRPSIFATAVHDWNGGKVTEGQQVMVVVGN
- a CDS encoding alpha/beta hydrolase; protein product: MNNKNCFIIHGCPSNVEQGMNPATRIYDKHWLPWLKKELIAKGVPTEMPLMPEPWAPDYQKFKQEFKKYEVNEHSILIGHSCGSTFLVRWLGETKQKIAKLILVAPWKIAHTGDSFRPNFYTYDIDVTIKERVSKIIMFTANDEADEGQQSLKIFNKALGGEIISLPNHGHYCFKNMKTEEFPELLQEVLS
- a CDS encoding MazG-like family protein, coding for MKKLQEEIKIFCQVNGLIRPVEYQLLDMVSELGEVAKEILRSSDYGKKPVEYKEELKQELGDVLYSLITVANGLDIDLELAVKQAIVKYQARLTKGSPGSEND
- a CDS encoding peptidase E — encoded protein: MSVKFYLSSYKFGSPDNVVKFKTLVANTNKRAAYISNALDCFDDLERRQQGEQEEINYLAGLGITAEVLDLRHYFGKIEELKKILVNYDIFWVKGGNTFVLRQAMALSGLDVILKEFVKSDRPIIYAGYSAGVCVLSPTLKGLAIVDDPNQKPYGADRETIWEGLGLINYSIAPHYKSDHPESADVDKEIKQMIDNKMLFKALRDGEVIIIE